Proteins from one Oscillatoria sp. FACHB-1406 genomic window:
- a CDS encoding transposase, translating into MSKPTRYNPEIHHRRSIRLPGYDYASPGAYFLTLCLHNREPLFGEIVNGEMHLNLYGKTVKTFWENLERHHERVKLDVFTIMPNHLHGIIELTDVITPKAKSLSEIVRGFKTFSARRINQMRKMRNVPVWQRNYYEHIIRDERALEQIRQYVLENPQRWKEDTENPIFGIKEKDNISRVR; encoded by the coding sequence ATGTCCAAACCCACGCGGTATAACCCAGAAATTCACCATCGTCGTTCGATTCGCCTGCCGGGATACGATTATGCGTCGCCCGGTGCCTATTTTCTGACGCTATGCCTTCACAATCGCGAACCTCTTTTCGGCGAAATCGTGAATGGAGAAATGCACTTAAACCTCTATGGAAAAACGGTTAAAACTTTCTGGGAAAATTTGGAACGCCATCACGAGCGAGTGAAATTAGATGTTTTTACAATTATGCCAAACCATCTTCATGGTATTATTGAATTAACCGATGTTATAACCCCAAAAGCCAAGAGTTTAAGCGAGATTGTGCGGGGTTTTAAAACCTTTTCTGCGCGTCGCATTAATCAAATGCGTAAAATGCGGAATGTTCCGGTTTGGCAGCGCAACTATTACGAACATATTATTCGCGACGAACGCGCCTTAGAACAAATTCGACAATACGTTCTGGAAAATCCTCAACGCTGGAAAGAAGATACTGAAAATCCAATTTTCGGTATAAAGGAAAAAGATAACATTAGTAGGGTGCGCTAG